In a genomic window of Strix aluco isolate bStrAlu1 chromosome 3, bStrAlu1.hap1, whole genome shotgun sequence:
- the CAD gene encoding multifunctional protein CAD isoform X2 encodes MGRLVLQDGSVLRGRPFGAAGAAAAGEVVFQTGVVGYPEALTDPSYKAQILVLTYPLVGNYGVPRDETDPFGLSRWFESDKIHVAALVVGECSETPSHWSASRSLDQWLKEQNIPGLEGVDTRALTKKIREKGTLLGKLVPDGTPEESLCFEDPNKRHLVQEVSLKAPRVFNPGGSLRVTAVDCGLKYNQVRCLCERGAAVTVVPWDHPLDTADFDGLFISNGPGDPQLCQETVSSLRRVLDAPQPKPVFGICLGHQLLSLALGARTYKMKYGNRGHNQPCLHEDTQRCFITAQNHGFAVEAGSLPPGWAPLFTNANDSSNEGLVHQHKPFFSVQFHPEHRAGPTDLEGLFDVFVEAARDLRSGDGSARTVRERLRDWLTYDKALAGGQDAARPRKVLILGSGGLSIGQAGEFDYSGSQAIKALKEENIQTVLINPNIATVQTSKGLADKVYFLPITPEYVTQVIRNERPDGVLLTFGGQTALNCGVELTKAGVLERYRVRVLGTPVASIEMTEDRKVFVEKMEEIGEHVAPSEAAASLEQAQAAAERLGYPVLVRSAYALGGLGSGFANTREELVALVSQAFTHTSQVLVDKSLKGWKEIEYEVVRDAYNNCVTVCNMENLDPLGIHTGESIVVAPSQTLNDTEYFLLRRTAVKVVQHLGIVGECNIQFALNPESEQYYIIEVNARLSRSSALASKATGYPLAYVAAKLALGIPLPLLRNSVTNSTTANFEPSLDYCVVKIPRWDLSKFLRVSTKIGSSMKSVGEVMAIGRNFEEAFQKALRMVDENCVGFDHTVKPASDVELETPTDKRIFVLAAALRAGYSIERLYELTKIDRWFLHKMKNITDHAVLLESYREEQSTMPPAVLERAKQLGFSDKQVALAVLSTELAVRKMRRDLKILPVVKQIDTVAAEWPAQTNYLYLTYNGAEHDLAFREPHVMVIGSGVYRIGSSVEFDWCAVGCIQELRKMGFKTIMVNYNPETVSTDYDMCDRLYFDEISFEVVMDIYELENPEGVILSMGGQLPNNIAMALHRQQCRILGTSPEAIDSAENRFKFSRLLDSIGISQPLWKELSDMESAKHFCCKVGYPCVVRPSYVLSGAAMNVAYSDSDLEKFLSNAVAVSKEQPVVISKFIQEAKEIDVDAVACDGVVVAIAISEHVENAGVHSGDATLVTPPQDITSKTLERIKAIVHAVGQELQVTGPFNLQLIAKDDQLKVIECNVRVSRSFPFVSKTLGVDLVALASQVIMGEDVEPVGLMTGTGIVGVKVPQFSFSRLAGADVVLGVEMTSTGEVACFGENRCEAYLKAMLSTGFKIPKKNILLTIGSYKNKSELLPTVRTLETLGYKLYASLGTADFYTEHGIKVMAVDWHFEEADGSEAGARETQRSILDYLAENHFEMVINLSMRNSGGRRLSSFVTKGYRTRRLAVDYSVPLIIDIKCTKLFVEALGQIGAAPPLKMHVDCMTSQKLIRLPGLIDIHVHLREPGGTHKEDFASGTAAALAGGVTMVCAMPNTSPAVTDAASFALVQKLAEAGARCDFALFLGASSENAGSLGSLAGAAAGLKMYLNDTFSSLRMDDVSLWMEHFEQWPRHLPVVAHAERQTVAAVLMVAQLYQRPVHICHVARREEILLIKAAKQKGIPVTCEVAPHHLFLCRDDLGRLGEGRAAVRPALGTRQDVEALWENMDTIDCFATDHAPHTLEEKQGQEPPPGYPGLETMLPLLLTAVSEGRLTVEDIVQRLYENPRKIFGLPAQEDTYVEVDLEHEWIIPSRTAFSKARWTPFEGMKVKGTVRRVVLRGEVAYIDGQVLVAPGYGQDVKKWPSGAVLAPHAAPAKDSVKTPERPRHVVAGETLRGRASSPRRVGPTGEGRFHLPPRIHRASDPGLPAEDAREKAGRKAAEADPGVLQDSYFYPPGPLPRQASPQGTPHFQTSPLLHPLVGQHVLSVQQFSKEQMSHLFNVAHTLRMLVQKERSLDILKGKVMASMFYEASTRTSSSFAAAMSRLGGSVLSFSEATSSVQKGESLADSVQTMCCYADVLVLRHPQPGAVELAAKHCRKPVINAGDGVGEHPTQALLDIFTIREELGTVNGMTITMVGDLKHGRTVHSLARLLTQYRVNLRYVTPPGLRMPPDITSFVASKGIKQEEFGSIEEALPDTDVLYMTRIQKERFQLAQEYEACFGQFILTPHIMTRAKEKMVVMHPLPRVNEISVEVDSDPRAAYFRQAENGMYMRMALLATVLGRY; translated from the exons ATGGGTCGCCTGGTGCTGCAGGACGGGTCGGTGCTGCGCGGTCGCCCCTTcggggccgccggggccgccgccgccggggaagTCG TCTTCCAGACCGGCGTGGTGGGGTACCCCGAGGCCCTCACCGACCCCTCCTACAAGGCGCAGATCCTGGTGCTCACCTACCCGCTCGTCGGCAACTACGGGGTCCCCCGGGACGAGACCGACCCCTTCGGCCTGAGCAGG tGGTTCGAGTCTGACAAGATCCATGTGGCTGCGCTGGTGGTGGGCGAGTGCTCGGAGACCCCCAGCCACTGGAGCGCATCCCGCTCCCTCGACCAGTGGCTGAAGGAGCAGAATATCCCCGGGCTGGAAG GGGTGGATACTCGGGCCCTCACGAAGAAGATCCGCGAGAAGGGGACGCTTCTGGGGAAGCTGGTGCCGGACGGGACCCCTGAGGAGAGCCTCTGCTTTGAGGACCCCAACAAAAGGCACCTGGTGCAGGAGGTGTCGCTGAAG GCACCCCGCGTGTTCAACCCCGGCGGGTCGCTGCGCGTCACGGCGGTGGATTGCGGCCTCAAGTACAACCAGGTGCGGTGTCTGTGCGAGAGGGGGGCGGCCGTCACCGTGGTGCCCTGGGACCATCCACTGGACACTGCAG ACTTCGATGGGCTGTTCATCAGCAATGGCCCCGGCGACCCGCAGCTCTGCCAGGAGACAGTGTCCAGCCTGCGACGGGTGCTGGACGCGCCCCAGCCCAAGCCCGTCTTTGGGATCTGCCTGGGGCACCAGCTGCTCTCCCTGGCCCTCGGCGCCCGCACCTACAAGATGAA GTACGGGAATCGTGGGCACAACCAGCCGTGCCTGCACGAAGACACGCAGCGCTGCTTCATCACGGCGCAGAACCACGGCTTCGCAGTGGAGGCGGGCAGCCTGCCGCCCGGCTGGGCCCCGCTCTTCACCAATGCCAACGACAGCTCCAACGAGGGCCTCGTCCACCAGCACAAACCCTTCTTCAG TGTCCAGTTTCACCCCGAGCACCGCGCCGGCCCCACGGACCTGGAGGGGCTCTTCGACGTCTTCGTGGAGGCGGCACGGGACCTGCGGAGTGGCGACGGCAGCGCCCGGACGG TGCGGGAGCGCCTGCGGGACTGGCTGACCTATGACAAGGCGCTGGCGggggggcaggatgcggcccggCCCCGCAAGGTGCTGATCCTGGGCTCCGGCGGCCTCTCCATCGGGCAGGCGGGCGAGTTCGACTACTCAGGGTCGCAG GCCATCAAAGCGCTGAAGGAGGAGAACATCCAGACGGTGCTGATCAACCCCAACATCGCCACGGTGCAGACCTCCAAGGGGCTGGCGGACAAGGTTTACTTCCTCCCCATCACCCCTGAGTACGTCACCCAG GTGATCCGGAACGAGCGCCCCGACGGGGTGCTGCTCACTTTCGGGGGGCAGACGGCTCTCAACTGCGGCGTGGAGCTGACCAAGGCAGGCGTGCTGGAGCGGTACCGCGTGCGGGTGCTGGGCACCCCCGTCGCCTCCATCGAGATGACGGAGGATCGCAAGGTCTTCgtggagaagatggaggagaTCGGGGAGCACGTGGCGCCCAGCgaggctgctgcctccctggagcag GCACAGGCGGCAGCTGAGCGCTTGGGGTACCCGGTGCTGGTGCGCTCCGCCTACGCCCTTGGCGGCCTGGGCTCCGGCTTCGCCAACACCCGCGAGGAACTGGTGGCACTGGTGAGCCAGGCCTTCACCCACACCTCCCAGGTGCTGGTGGACAAGTCCCTGAAGGGCTGGAAGGAGATCGAGTACGAGGTGGTGCGGGACGCCTACAACAACTGCGTCACG GTGTGTAACATGGAGAACCTGGACCCGCTGGGGATCCACACGGGCGAGTCCATCGTGGTGGCGCCCAGCCAGACCCTCAACGACACCGAGTACTTCCTTCTGCGGCGCACGGCTGTGAAGGTGGTGCAGCACCTGGGCATCGTGGGCGAGTGCAACATCCAGTTTGCCCTGAACCCCGAGTCGGAGCAG TACTACATCATCGAGGTGAACGCCCGGCTCTCCCgcagctcagccctggccagCAAGGCCACCGGCTACCCGCTGGCCTACGTGGCTGCCAAGCTGGCCCTGGgcatccccctgcccctcctcag gAACTCAGTCACCAACTCCACCACGGCCAACTTTGAGCCCAGCCTGGACTACTGCGTGGTGAAGATCCCGCGCTGGGACCTCAGCAAGTTCCTGCGCGTCAGCACCAAGATCGGCAGCTCCATGAAGAGTGTGG GGGAGGTCATGGCCATCGGGAGGAACTTCGAGGAGGCTTTCCAGAAGGCGCTGAGGATGGTGGATGAGAACTGCGTGGGCTTCGACCACACTGTGAAGCCAGCCTCAGATGTG GAGCTGGAGACACCGACAGACAAGCGGATCTTCGTGCTGGCGGCCGCGCTGCGGGCTGGCTACTCCATCGAGCGGCTCTACGAGCTGACCAAGATCGACCGCTGGTTCCTGCACAAGATGAAGAACATCACGGACCACGCGGTGCTGCTGGAGTCGTACCGCGAGGAGCAGAGCACCATGCCGCCCGCCGTGCTTGAGCGGGCCAAGCAGCTCGGCTTCTCTGACAAGCAGGTGGCCCTGGCTGTGCTCAG CACCGAGCTGGCCGTGCGGAAGATGCGTCGTGACCTGAAGATCCTGCCGGTGGTGAAGCAGATCGACACGGTGGCGGCGGAGTGGCCGGCGCAAACCAACTACCTGTACCTGACCTACAACGGTGCCGAGCACGACCTGGCCTTCCGCGAGCCCCACGTCATGGTCATCGGCTCCGGCGTCTACCGCATCGGTAGCAGTGTCGAGTTCGACTGGTGCGCTGTCGGCTGCATCCAGGAGCTCCGCAAG ATGGGCTTCAAGACGATCATGGTGAACTACAACCCCGAGACGGTGAGCACCGACTACGACATGTGCGACCGCCTCTACTTCGATGAGATCTCCTTTGAG gTGGTGATGGACATCTACGAGCTGGAGAATCCCGAGGGCGTGATCCTGTCCATGGGCGGGCAGCTGCCCAACAACATCGCCATGGCCCTGCACCGGCAGCAGTGCCGCATCCTAGGCACCTCCCCGGAGGCCATCGACTCGGCCGAGAACCGCTTCAAGTTCTCCCGCCTGCTCGACTCCATCGGCATCAGCCAGCCCCTCTGGAAGGAGCTCTCTGACATGGAG TCGGCCAAGCACTTCTGCTGCAAGGTGGGGTACCCCTGCGTCGTGCGCCCCTCCTACGTGCTGAGCGGGGCCGCCATGAATGTGGCCTACTCGGACAGTGACCTGGAGAAGTTCCTGAGCAATGCCGTGGCCGTGTCCAAGGAGCAGCCCGTTGTCATCTCCAAGTTCAtccaggaggccaag GAGATCGACGTGGACGCGGTGGCCTGTGACGGCGTGGTGGTGGCCATCGCCATCTCGGAGCACGTGGAGAACGCCGGGGTGCACTCGGGCGACGCCACGCTGGTGACACCCCCCCAGGACATCACCTCTAAGACGCTGGAGCGCATCAAGGCCATTGTCCACGCCGTTGGGCAGGAGCTGCAGGTCACCGGGCCCTTCAACCTGCAGCTCATTGCCAAG gACGACCAGCTGAAGGTGATCGAGTGCAACGTCCGCGTCTCCCGCTCCTTTCCCTTCGTCTCCAAGACGCTGGGGGTGGACCTGGTGGCTCTGGCCAGCCAAGTGATCATGGGCGAGGACGTGGAGCCTGTGGGGCTGATGACGGGCACGGGCATCGTCGGTGTCAAG gtgCCCCAGTTCTCCTTCTCACGCCTGGCGGGTGCTGACGTGGTGCTGGGCGTGGAGATGACCAGCACAGGCGAGGTGGCCTGTTTCGGGGAGAACCGCTGTGAGGCTTACCTGAAGGCCATGCTCAGCACCGGCTTCAAGATCCCCAAGAAGAACATCCTGCTGACTATTGGCAGCTACAAg AACAAGAGCGAGCTGCTGCCCACGGTGCGGACCCTGGAGACCCTCGGCTACAAGCTGTACGCCAGCCTCGGCACCGCCGACTTCTACACTGAGCACGGCATCAAG GTGATGGCCGTGGACTGGCACTTCGAGGAGGCGGATGGCAGCGAGGCCGGTGCCCGGGAGACCCAGCGCAGCATCCTGGACTACCTGGCCGAGAACCACTTCGAGATGGTCATCAACCTCTCGATGCGCAACTCAGGGGGCCGCCGGCTCTCCTCCTTCGTCACCAAGGGGTACCGCACCCGGCGCCTGGCCGTCGACTACTCCGTGCCGCTCATCATCGACATCAAGTGCACTAAGCTCTTCGTGGAG GCGCTGGGCCAGATCGGGGCAGCCCCCCCGCTGAAGATGCACGTGGACTGCATGACGTCCCAGAAGCTCATCCGTCTGCCAG GCCTGATCGACATCCACGTCCACCTCCGCGAGCCAGGCGGCACCCACAAGGAGGACTTTGCGTCGGGCACGGCGGCTGCTCTGGCCGGCGGTGTCACCATGGTGTGCGCCATGCCCAACACCAGCCCCGCTGTCACTGACGCCGCCTCCTTCGCCCTGGTGCAGAAG CTGGCCGAGGCCGGGGCCCGCTGTGACTTCGCCCTCTTCCTGGGGGCTTCCTCGGAGAATGCCGGCTCACTGGGCTCCCTGGCCGGGGCAGCCGCCGGCCTCAAGATGTACCTGAACGACACTTTCTCCAGCCTGCGAATGGACGACGTCTCGCTGTGGATGGAG CACTTTGAGCAGTGGCCGCGGCACCTGCCTGTGGTGGCCCACGCAGAGCGGCAAACGGTGGCCGCCGTCCTGATGGTGGCCCAGCTGTACCAGCGCCCCGTCCACATCTGCCACGTGGCCCGCAGGGAGGAG ATCCTCCTCATCAAGGCAGCCAAGCAGAAGGGCATCCCAGTGACCTGTGAGGTGGCCCCGCACCACCTCTTCCTGTGCCGGGACGACCTGGGGCGCCTCGGGGAGGGCCGTGCGGCTGTGCGGCCGGCGCTGGGCACCCGCCAGGATGTGGAGGCGCTCTGGGAGAACATGGACACCATCGACTGCTTCGCCACAGACCACG CCCCGCACACgctggaggagaagcaggggCAGGAGCCGCCCCCCGGCTACCCCGGCCTGGAGACcatgctgccgctgctgctgacGGCCGTCTCCGAGGGGCGGCTCACTGTGGAGGACATCGTTCAGCGCCTCTATGAGAACCCCCGCAAGATCTTTGGGCTGCCGGCGCAGGAAGACACCTACGTGGAG GTGGACCTGGAGCACGAGTGGATCATCCCCAGCCGCACGGCCTTCTCCAAGGCCCGCTGGACGCCCTTCGAGGGCATGAAGGTGAAGGGGACGGTGCGGAGGGTGGTCCTGCGCGGGGAGGTCGCCTACATCGATGGGCAG gtgctggtggcCCCTGGCTACGGGCAGGACGTGAAGAAATGGCCCTcgggagctgtgctggcaccaCACGCAGCCCCCGCGAAGGACAGTGTGAAG ACCCCCGAGCGGCCCCGGCACGTGGTGGCCGGCGAGACGCTGCGCGGCCGAGCCTCCAGCCCCCGCCGGGTCGGCCCCACGGGCGAGGGACGCTTCCACCTCCCGCCCCGCATCCACCGGGCCTCTGACCCCGGGCTGCCAG CCGAGGACGCCCGTGAGAAGGCCGGCAGGAAGGCGGCGGAGGCGG ATCCAGGGGTGCTCCAGGACAGCTACTTCTACCCGCCGGGCCCCCTCCCGCGCCAGGCCTCCCCGCAGGGCACGCCCCACTTCCAGACCTCCCCGCTGCTGCACCCCCTGGTCGGGCAGCACGTCCTCTCTGTCCAGCAGTTCTCCAAGGAGCAG ATGTCCCATCTGTTCAACGTGGCACACACCCTGCGCATGCTGGTGCAGAAGGAGCGGAGCCTGGACATCCTCAAG GGCAAGGTGATGGCGTCCATGTTCTATGAGGCCAGCACGCGGACCAGCAGCTCCTTCGCGGCCGCCATGAGCCGGCTGGGCGGCTCCGTCCTGTCCTTCTCGGAGGCCACCTCCTCGGTGCAGAAGGGCGAGTCACTGGCCGACTCGGTGCAGACCATGTGCTGCTACGCTGACGTGTTGGTGCTGCGGCACCCGCAGCCAGGCGCTGTTGAG CTGGCCGCCAAGCACTGCCGCAAGCCCGTGATCAATGCCGGGGACGGGGTGGGGGAACACCCCACGCAGGCGCTGCTGGACATCTTCACCATCCGCGAGGAGCTGGGCACCGTCAACGGCATGACG ATCACCATGGTGGGCGACCTGAAGCACGGGCGCACGGTGCACTCCCTGGCCCGGCTGCTCACCCAGTACCGCGTCAACCTGCGCTACGTCACCCCCCCCGGCCTCCGCATGCCCCCCGACATCACCAGCTTCGTGGCTTCCAAGGGCATCAAGCAG GAAGAGTTTGGGAGCATCGAGGAGGCGCTGCCGGACACGGACGTGCTCTACATGACCCGCATCCAGAAGGAGCGTTTCCAGCTGGCCCAGGAGTACGAGGCT TGCTTCGGGCAGTTCATCCTCACGCCCCACATCATGACCCGGGCCAAGGAGAAGATGGTGGTGATGCACCCCCTGCCCCGCGTCAACGAGATCAG CGTGGAGGTGGACTCGGACCCGCGCGCCGCCTACTTCCGCCAGGCGGAGAACGGGATGTACATGCGGATGGCGCTGCTGGCCACCGTGCTGGGCCGCTACTAG